The Arachis hypogaea cultivar Tifrunner chromosome 16, arahy.Tifrunner.gnm2.J5K5, whole genome shotgun sequence genome contains a region encoding:
- the LOC112755355 gene encoding cyclic nucleotide-gated ion channel 1 isoform X1 yields MRTQQDKFVRFQDWNSDKGSESNYPVINIAPSQRFKTTLNSISAKFQRGLEYGFQRIKRFSSSFKSFLFSRAFSSNYSSRKKILDPQGPFLQKWNKIFVLLCVIAVSLDPLFFYVPVIDDEKKCLSLDNKMEITATVLRTFSDIFYIVHMIFQFRTGFIAPSSRVFGRGVLVEDSWAIAKRYLTSYFLVDILSVLPLPQVVILIVIPGMSGYKSLNTKNLLKFIVFFQYIPRVFRIIPLYKEVTRTSGILTETAWAGAVFNLFLYMLASHVVGAFWYLFSIERETTCWQKACNRSNATCNKEDMYCNNHQGGLSTISTFLNASCPIKETNTTLFDFGIFLDALQSGVVESRDFPQKFFYCFWWGLKSLSSLGQNLTTSTFVWEICFAVFISIAGLVLFSFLIGNMQTYLQSTTTRLEEMRVKRRDAEQWMSHRLLPDSLRQRIRRYEQYKWQETRGVDEDNLICNLPKDLRRDIKRHLCLALLMRVPMFEKMDEQLLDAMCDRLKPVLYTEESYIVREGDPVDEMLFIMRGRLLTMTTNGGRTGFFNSEYLKAGDFCGEELLTWALDPHSSSNLPISTRTVQTLSEVEAFALKADDLKFVASQFRRLHSKQLRHTFRFYSQQWRTWAACFIQAAWRRYAKKKLEESLVEEENRLKDALAKVGGSSPSLGATIYASRFAANALRLLRRNRTRKTRMPERIPPMLLQKPAEPDFTDEEQ; encoded by the exons ATGAGAACTCAGCAAGACAAGTTTGTTAG GTTTCAGGACTGGAATTCAGACAAGGGTTCTGAGAGCAATTATCCTGTGATCAACATTGCACCTTCACAGAGATTCAAAACTACATTAAATTCTATATCTGCAAAGTTTCAAAGGGGATTGGAATATGGTTTTCAAAGGATAAAGAGATTCAGTTCATCATTCAAGTCCTTTCTGTTCAGCCGTGCTTTTTCTAGTAACTATAGTTCTAGAAAGAAAATCCTTGATCCACAGGGTCCGTTCCTTCAAAAATGGAACAAGATATTTGTGTTGCTATGTGTTATTGCAGTATCACTGGATCCTTTGTTCTTTTATGTCCCTGTGATCGATGATGAGAAGAAATGTCTTTCACTGGACAACAAGATGGAGATTACAGCAACTGTTTTAAGAACTTTCTCTGATATCTTTTATATAGTCCACATGATTTTCCAGTTTCGTACTGGATTCATTGCTCCATCTTCTCGAGTGTTTGGAAGAGGTGTTTTGGTTGAGGATTCTTGGGCAATAGCAAAGCGATATCTAACATCTTATTTCTTAGTTGACATTCTTTCTGTTCTTCCCCTTCCACAG GTGGTGATTCTAATAGTCATTCCAGGGATGAGTGGCTACAAATCGCTGAATACAAAGAACTTGCTGAAATTTATTGTTTTCTTCCAATATATACCTCGAGTTTTTCGAATAATTCCATTATATAAAGAAGTTACAAGAACCTCTGGCATTCTCACTGAAACAGCTTGGGCTGGTGCTGTATTTAATCTCTTTCTTTACATGCTTGCAAGTCAT GTTGTTGGTGCCTTTTGGTACTTGTTTTCTATAGAACGGGAAACCACATGCTGGCAAAAAGCCTGCAACCGAAGTAATGCAACATGTAATAAGGAGGACATGTATTGCAACAATCATCAAGGAGGGTTAAGCACAATTTCAACGTTTCTCAATGCTTCTTGCCCAATAAAGGAGACAAACACGACACTTTTTGATTTTGGGATATTCCTTGATGCCCTTCAATCTGGTGTTGTGGAGTCAAGAGACTTTCCACAAAagttcttttattgtttttggtgGGGCCTAAAAAGTTTGAG TTCTCTTGGTCAAAACCTGACGACAAGTACCTTTGTGTGGGAAATCTGCTTTGCAGTTTTCATTTCCATCGCTGGGTTGGTATTATTTTCATTCCTTATCGGGAATATGCAG ACATATTTGCAATCAACAACAACAAGATTAGAGGAGATGAGGGTGAAAAGGAGAGATGCAGAACAGTGGATGTCTCATAGACTCCTCCCTGACAGCCTTAGGCAGCGAATCAGACGATATGAGCAGTACAAATGGCAAGAAACCAGAGGTGTTGATGAGGATAACTTGATTTGCAATCTTCCAAAGGATTTGAGAAGGGACATTAAGCGCCATCTTTGCTTGGCTTTGCTGATGAGA GTGCCAATGTTTGAGAAAATGGATGAACAACTTTTGGATGCCATGTGTGATCGTCTTAAGCCAGTGCTCTACACGGAAGAAAGCTATATTGTCCGGGAAGGAGACCCTGTCGATGAGATGCTTTTCATAATGCGAGGCAGGTTATTGACAATGACAACCAACGGAGGAAGAACAGGCTTCTTTAATTCCGAGTATCTTAAAGCTGGTGACTTTTGCGGAGAAGAGCTTCTCACATGGGCTTTAGATCCTCATTCTTCATCCAACCTCCCCATCTCAACCAGGACTGTCCAAACACTTTCAGAAGTGGAAGCTTTCGCACTAAAAGCGGATGACTTGAAGTTTGTGGCTTCTCAATTTAGGCGTCTTCACAGCAAGCAGCTACGCCACACTTTCCGGTTCTACTCGCAACAGTGGCGAACATGGGCCGCATGTTTCATTCAAGCGGCCTGGCGTCGCTATGCTAAAAAGAAGCTTGAAGAGTCTCTCGTTGAAGAAGAGAATAGGCTGAAAGATGCATTGGCAAAGGTAGGTGGTAGCTCACCAAGTCTAGGTGCCACCATATATGCCTCCAGGTTTGCTGCCAATGCACTTAGATTGTTGCGCCGTAACCGCACAAGGAAGACAAGGATGCCGGAGAGAATACCCCCCATGCTGCTTCAGAAGCCTGCGGAACCTGATTTTACTGATGAAGAGCAGTAA
- the LOC112755355 gene encoding cyclic nucleotide-gated ion channel 1 isoform X3 has translation MEITATVLRTFSDIFYIVHMIFQFRTGFIAPSSRVFGRGVLVEDSWAIAKRYLTSYFLVDILSVLPLPQVVILIVIPGMSGYKSLNTKNLLKFIVFFQYIPRVFRIIPLYKEVTRTSGILTETAWAGAVFNLFLYMLASHVVGAFWYLFSIERETTCWQKACNRSNATCNKEDMYCNNHQGGLSTISTFLNASCPIKETNTTLFDFGIFLDALQSGVVESRDFPQKFFYCFWWGLKSLSSLGQNLTTSTFVWEICFAVFISIAGLVLFSFLIGNMQTYLQSTTTRLEEMRVKRRDAEQWMSHRLLPDSLRQRIRRYEQYKWQETRGVDEDNLICNLPKDLRRDIKRHLCLALLMRVPMFEKMDEQLLDAMCDRLKPVLYTEESYIVREGDPVDEMLFIMRGRLLTMTTNGGRTGFFNSEYLKAGDFCGEELLTWALDPHSSSNLPISTRTVQTLSEVEAFALKADDLKFVASQFRRLHSKQLRHTFRFYSQQWRTWAACFIQAAWRRYAKKKLEESLVEEENRLKDALAKVGGSSPSLGATIYASRFAANALRLLRRNRTRKTRMPERIPPMLLQKPAEPDFTDEEQ, from the exons ATGGAGATTACAGCAACTGTTTTAAGAACTTTCTCTGATATCTTTTATATAGTCCACATGATTTTCCAGTTTCGTACTGGATTCATTGCTCCATCTTCTCGAGTGTTTGGAAGAGGTGTTTTGGTTGAGGATTCTTGGGCAATAGCAAAGCGATATCTAACATCTTATTTCTTAGTTGACATTCTTTCTGTTCTTCCCCTTCCACAG GTGGTGATTCTAATAGTCATTCCAGGGATGAGTGGCTACAAATCGCTGAATACAAAGAACTTGCTGAAATTTATTGTTTTCTTCCAATATATACCTCGAGTTTTTCGAATAATTCCATTATATAAAGAAGTTACAAGAACCTCTGGCATTCTCACTGAAACAGCTTGGGCTGGTGCTGTATTTAATCTCTTTCTTTACATGCTTGCAAGTCAT GTTGTTGGTGCCTTTTGGTACTTGTTTTCTATAGAACGGGAAACCACATGCTGGCAAAAAGCCTGCAACCGAAGTAATGCAACATGTAATAAGGAGGACATGTATTGCAACAATCATCAAGGAGGGTTAAGCACAATTTCAACGTTTCTCAATGCTTCTTGCCCAATAAAGGAGACAAACACGACACTTTTTGATTTTGGGATATTCCTTGATGCCCTTCAATCTGGTGTTGTGGAGTCAAGAGACTTTCCACAAAagttcttttattgtttttggtgGGGCCTAAAAAGTTTGAG TTCTCTTGGTCAAAACCTGACGACAAGTACCTTTGTGTGGGAAATCTGCTTTGCAGTTTTCATTTCCATCGCTGGGTTGGTATTATTTTCATTCCTTATCGGGAATATGCAG ACATATTTGCAATCAACAACAACAAGATTAGAGGAGATGAGGGTGAAAAGGAGAGATGCAGAACAGTGGATGTCTCATAGACTCCTCCCTGACAGCCTTAGGCAGCGAATCAGACGATATGAGCAGTACAAATGGCAAGAAACCAGAGGTGTTGATGAGGATAACTTGATTTGCAATCTTCCAAAGGATTTGAGAAGGGACATTAAGCGCCATCTTTGCTTGGCTTTGCTGATGAGA GTGCCAATGTTTGAGAAAATGGATGAACAACTTTTGGATGCCATGTGTGATCGTCTTAAGCCAGTGCTCTACACGGAAGAAAGCTATATTGTCCGGGAAGGAGACCCTGTCGATGAGATGCTTTTCATAATGCGAGGCAGGTTATTGACAATGACAACCAACGGAGGAAGAACAGGCTTCTTTAATTCCGAGTATCTTAAAGCTGGTGACTTTTGCGGAGAAGAGCTTCTCACATGGGCTTTAGATCCTCATTCTTCATCCAACCTCCCCATCTCAACCAGGACTGTCCAAACACTTTCAGAAGTGGAAGCTTTCGCACTAAAAGCGGATGACTTGAAGTTTGTGGCTTCTCAATTTAGGCGTCTTCACAGCAAGCAGCTACGCCACACTTTCCGGTTCTACTCGCAACAGTGGCGAACATGGGCCGCATGTTTCATTCAAGCGGCCTGGCGTCGCTATGCTAAAAAGAAGCTTGAAGAGTCTCTCGTTGAAGAAGAGAATAGGCTGAAAGATGCATTGGCAAAGGTAGGTGGTAGCTCACCAAGTCTAGGTGCCACCATATATGCCTCCAGGTTTGCTGCCAATGCACTTAGATTGTTGCGCCGTAACCGCACAAGGAAGACAAGGATGCCGGAGAGAATACCCCCCATGCTGCTTCAGAAGCCTGCGGAACCTGATTTTACTGATGAAGAGCAGTAA
- the LOC112755355 gene encoding cyclic nucleotide-gated ion channel 1 isoform X2: MRTQQDKFVRFQDWNSDKGSESNYPVINIAPSQRFKTTLNSISAKFQRGLEYGFQRIKRFSSSFKSFLFSRAFSSNYSSRKKILDPQGPFLQKWNKIFVLLCVIAVSLDPLFFYVPVIDDEKKCLSLDNKMEITATVLRTFSDIFYIVHMIFQFRTGFIAPSSRVFGRGVLVEDSWAIAKRYLTSYFLVDILSVLPLPQVVGAFWYLFSIERETTCWQKACNRSNATCNKEDMYCNNHQGGLSTISTFLNASCPIKETNTTLFDFGIFLDALQSGVVESRDFPQKFFYCFWWGLKSLSSLGQNLTTSTFVWEICFAVFISIAGLVLFSFLIGNMQTYLQSTTTRLEEMRVKRRDAEQWMSHRLLPDSLRQRIRRYEQYKWQETRGVDEDNLICNLPKDLRRDIKRHLCLALLMRVPMFEKMDEQLLDAMCDRLKPVLYTEESYIVREGDPVDEMLFIMRGRLLTMTTNGGRTGFFNSEYLKAGDFCGEELLTWALDPHSSSNLPISTRTVQTLSEVEAFALKADDLKFVASQFRRLHSKQLRHTFRFYSQQWRTWAACFIQAAWRRYAKKKLEESLVEEENRLKDALAKVGGSSPSLGATIYASRFAANALRLLRRNRTRKTRMPERIPPMLLQKPAEPDFTDEEQ; the protein is encoded by the exons ATGAGAACTCAGCAAGACAAGTTTGTTAG GTTTCAGGACTGGAATTCAGACAAGGGTTCTGAGAGCAATTATCCTGTGATCAACATTGCACCTTCACAGAGATTCAAAACTACATTAAATTCTATATCTGCAAAGTTTCAAAGGGGATTGGAATATGGTTTTCAAAGGATAAAGAGATTCAGTTCATCATTCAAGTCCTTTCTGTTCAGCCGTGCTTTTTCTAGTAACTATAGTTCTAGAAAGAAAATCCTTGATCCACAGGGTCCGTTCCTTCAAAAATGGAACAAGATATTTGTGTTGCTATGTGTTATTGCAGTATCACTGGATCCTTTGTTCTTTTATGTCCCTGTGATCGATGATGAGAAGAAATGTCTTTCACTGGACAACAAGATGGAGATTACAGCAACTGTTTTAAGAACTTTCTCTGATATCTTTTATATAGTCCACATGATTTTCCAGTTTCGTACTGGATTCATTGCTCCATCTTCTCGAGTGTTTGGAAGAGGTGTTTTGGTTGAGGATTCTTGGGCAATAGCAAAGCGATATCTAACATCTTATTTCTTAGTTGACATTCTTTCTGTTCTTCCCCTTCCACAG GTTGTTGGTGCCTTTTGGTACTTGTTTTCTATAGAACGGGAAACCACATGCTGGCAAAAAGCCTGCAACCGAAGTAATGCAACATGTAATAAGGAGGACATGTATTGCAACAATCATCAAGGAGGGTTAAGCACAATTTCAACGTTTCTCAATGCTTCTTGCCCAATAAAGGAGACAAACACGACACTTTTTGATTTTGGGATATTCCTTGATGCCCTTCAATCTGGTGTTGTGGAGTCAAGAGACTTTCCACAAAagttcttttattgtttttggtgGGGCCTAAAAAGTTTGAG TTCTCTTGGTCAAAACCTGACGACAAGTACCTTTGTGTGGGAAATCTGCTTTGCAGTTTTCATTTCCATCGCTGGGTTGGTATTATTTTCATTCCTTATCGGGAATATGCAG ACATATTTGCAATCAACAACAACAAGATTAGAGGAGATGAGGGTGAAAAGGAGAGATGCAGAACAGTGGATGTCTCATAGACTCCTCCCTGACAGCCTTAGGCAGCGAATCAGACGATATGAGCAGTACAAATGGCAAGAAACCAGAGGTGTTGATGAGGATAACTTGATTTGCAATCTTCCAAAGGATTTGAGAAGGGACATTAAGCGCCATCTTTGCTTGGCTTTGCTGATGAGA GTGCCAATGTTTGAGAAAATGGATGAACAACTTTTGGATGCCATGTGTGATCGTCTTAAGCCAGTGCTCTACACGGAAGAAAGCTATATTGTCCGGGAAGGAGACCCTGTCGATGAGATGCTTTTCATAATGCGAGGCAGGTTATTGACAATGACAACCAACGGAGGAAGAACAGGCTTCTTTAATTCCGAGTATCTTAAAGCTGGTGACTTTTGCGGAGAAGAGCTTCTCACATGGGCTTTAGATCCTCATTCTTCATCCAACCTCCCCATCTCAACCAGGACTGTCCAAACACTTTCAGAAGTGGAAGCTTTCGCACTAAAAGCGGATGACTTGAAGTTTGTGGCTTCTCAATTTAGGCGTCTTCACAGCAAGCAGCTACGCCACACTTTCCGGTTCTACTCGCAACAGTGGCGAACATGGGCCGCATGTTTCATTCAAGCGGCCTGGCGTCGCTATGCTAAAAAGAAGCTTGAAGAGTCTCTCGTTGAAGAAGAGAATAGGCTGAAAGATGCATTGGCAAAGGTAGGTGGTAGCTCACCAAGTCTAGGTGCCACCATATATGCCTCCAGGTTTGCTGCCAATGCACTTAGATTGTTGCGCCGTAACCGCACAAGGAAGACAAGGATGCCGGAGAGAATACCCCCCATGCTGCTTCAGAAGCCTGCGGAACCTGATTTTACTGATGAAGAGCAGTAA